A portion of the Deltaproteobacteria bacterium genome contains these proteins:
- the fdnG gene encoding formate dehydrogenase-N subunit alpha: protein MNVTRRDFLKISGVGVSGAALGGLGLRGTSMAGARGGNTAIKYSRESTSICPFCAVGCGLIIQAHNGKVVYIDGDPDHPINEGSLCSKAQAVRHVSDSPWRITKPLYRAPKRGEWKEVSWDWAYSEIAKRIKKSRDAGFTRINAGGQVVNRNDGIASVGSAALDNEECYILQKWLRALGLVYIEHQARIUHSATVAALAESFGRGAMTNHWIDIRNSDVILINGSNAAENHPISFKWVNKALENGAKLISVDPRFTRTSSKADIYAPMRSGTDIAFLGGMIKYILDNELFHRDYVRMYTNGPFIVNAGFKMPGDLDGVFSGYDPKKRKYDKKAWALVKDGKGVIKKDPGMKDPMCVLQLLKKQFSRYTLDKVSAICGTPKEKLLEVYKTYVSTGKPTRTGTIMYAMGWTQHTVGTQNIRTMAIIQLLLGNIGMSGGGVNALRGESNVQGSTDHCLLFHILPGYLKTPRAKDSSFARYNNAYTPKTSEPYSANWWSNYPKYSASLLRAHFGKSASLETQYQWLPKLDNGQNASWLMLFDEMYKGKFTGFFAWGQNPACSGADSAKTRQALTKLDWMVNVNLFDNETGSFWRGPGMDPSQIKTEVFFLPCAMSFEKEGSITNSGRWGQWRYAAAPPPAPPDSELLNELQFRVKKLYQEQGGVFPDPILNMTWDYGPKGPDGKVRRMDTHLIAKEINGYFLEERTIKGKTYKPGDLVPSFGFLQADGSTSSGNWLYSQSYNGNGNNMARRGKSDPTGTGLYNGWSWCWPVNRRIIYNRASVDEYGKPWAPQKPVIYWNGAKWVGDVPDGGWPPLRKPDGTWNEKTKLAYIMKPEGVSRLFGPGRADGPFPEHYEPLESPLEKNLMSPQRVNPAIKIFSGKLDQFLNDDDRYPLVATTYRLTEHWQTGVLTRWLPWQVEMQPANFVEISEELAKEKGIGNGDKVVVSSARSSVDAVALVTKRFTPFKIAGAIVHQVGLPWCFGWATTKENDVMANGKVYTNHTFGDSSNLLTPFVGDANTMIPETKAFMVNVKKA from the coding sequence ATGAATGTTACCAGGAGAGATTTTTTAAAGATCTCCGGCGTCGGTGTGTCCGGTGCGGCGTTAGGAGGACTCGGTCTTCGTGGTACATCCATGGCCGGGGCCAGAGGCGGTAATACGGCCATCAAGTACTCCAGGGAGTCGACCTCCATCTGTCCCTTCTGTGCCGTCGGATGCGGTCTTATTATCCAGGCCCACAACGGCAAGGTCGTCTACATTGACGGCGATCCGGATCATCCGATCAACGAGGGATCCCTATGCTCCAAAGCGCAGGCTGTGCGCCATGTCTCCGACAGCCCGTGGCGCATCACCAAGCCCCTGTACCGGGCCCCGAAGAGGGGGGAATGGAAAGAGGTCAGCTGGGACTGGGCCTACAGTGAGATTGCCAAGAGGATAAAAAAGAGCCGCGACGCGGGCTTTACCAGGATCAATGCCGGCGGACAGGTAGTCAACCGGAACGACGGGATTGCTTCGGTGGGTTCCGCAGCCCTCGACAACGAGGAGTGCTACATCCTTCAGAAGTGGCTCCGAGCACTGGGCCTGGTGTATATCGAACATCAGGCAAGGATATGACACAGCGCTACTGTAGCGGCTCTGGCAGAGTCGTTCGGACGCGGCGCAATGACAAACCACTGGATCGACATCCGCAATTCGGATGTTATCCTGATCAACGGCTCCAACGCCGCTGAGAACCATCCTATCTCATTCAAGTGGGTCAATAAGGCGCTGGAGAACGGCGCCAAGCTTATCAGTGTTGACCCGAGGTTTACCCGGACCTCCTCCAAGGCTGATATTTACGCCCCCATGAGGTCGGGAACGGATATCGCCTTCCTGGGCGGGATGATCAAGTACATCCTTGACAACGAGCTTTTCCACAGAGATTACGTGCGGATGTACACCAACGGCCCGTTCATCGTTAACGCAGGCTTCAAAATGCCGGGCGACCTGGACGGAGTGTTCTCCGGCTACGATCCCAAGAAGAGGAAGTACGACAAGAAGGCGTGGGCCCTCGTGAAAGACGGCAAGGGCGTAATTAAAAAGGATCCCGGTATGAAGGATCCAATGTGCGTTCTCCAGCTTCTTAAAAAGCAATTCTCACGCTATACCCTGGATAAGGTGTCGGCCATCTGCGGCACACCCAAGGAAAAGCTGTTGGAGGTCTACAAAACCTACGTCTCTACGGGAAAGCCCACCCGGACGGGCACTATCATGTACGCCATGGGGTGGACCCAGCATACGGTGGGTACTCAGAATATCCGGACCATGGCCATAATCCAGCTCCTGCTGGGCAATATCGGGATGTCGGGCGGCGGCGTTAACGCCCTGAGGGGTGAATCCAACGTTCAGGGTTCCACGGACCACTGCCTGCTGTTTCACATCCTGCCGGGCTATCTGAAGACCCCGAGGGCCAAGGACTCCTCCTTCGCCAGGTACAATAACGCCTATACCCCCAAGACCAGTGAGCCCTATTCGGCCAACTGGTGGTCCAATTACCCGAAGTACAGCGCAAGCCTGCTCCGGGCGCACTTCGGAAAAAGCGCCTCTCTGGAGACCCAGTACCAGTGGCTGCCGAAGCTTGACAACGGACAGAACGCCTCCTGGCTGATGCTCTTCGACGAGATGTACAAGGGCAAGTTCACGGGATTCTTCGCCTGGGGACAGAACCCGGCATGTTCCGGCGCCGATTCCGCCAAGACCCGCCAGGCCCTGACAAAGCTGGACTGGATGGTCAACGTTAACCTGTTCGACAACGAAACCGGCTCTTTCTGGCGCGGTCCCGGAATGGACCCTTCCCAGATCAAGACGGAGGTCTTCTTCCTGCCCTGCGCCATGTCCTTCGAGAAGGAGGGAAGCATCACCAACAGCGGCCGCTGGGGCCAGTGGCGATATGCCGCGGCGCCACCTCCGGCACCACCCGATTCGGAGCTTCTCAATGAACTCCAGTTCCGGGTTAAAAAGCTGTACCAGGAACAGGGCGGCGTCTTCCCCGATCCCATCCTGAACATGACCTGGGATTACGGCCCCAAGGGACCCGACGGCAAAGTGCGCCGCATGGATACCCACCTCATCGCCAAGGAGATCAACGGGTATTTCCTCGAGGAAAGGACCATTAAGGGCAAAACCTACAAACCCGGCGACCTCGTACCGTCCTTCGGTTTTCTGCAGGCCGATGGGTCCACTTCGTCGGGCAACTGGCTCTACTCCCAATCCTACAACGGCAACGGTAACAATATGGCCCGCCGGGGCAAGTCCGATCCCACGGGCACCGGCCTTTATAACGGCTGGTCCTGGTGCTGGCCCGTCAACCGGCGGATCATCTATAATCGCGCCAGCGTCGACGAGTACGGCAAGCCCTGGGCTCCCCAGAAGCCGGTCATCTACTGGAACGGCGCGAAATGGGTTGGTGACGTTCCTGACGGCGGGTGGCCGCCCCTGCGGAAACCTGATGGAACGTGGAACGAAAAGACCAAGCTGGCCTACATCATGAAACCCGAGGGTGTTTCCAGGCTCTTCGGTCCGGGCCGTGCGGATGGACCATTCCCCGAGCACTACGAGCCCTTGGAGAGTCCCCTCGAGAAAAACCTCATGAGCCCACAGAGGGTCAACCCGGCGATCAAGATTTTCTCGGGGAAACTCGATCAGTTCCTTAACGACGACGACCGCTATCCACTCGTCGCCACGACCTACCGGCTCACGGAGCACTGGCAGACGGGTGTGCTGACCCGCTGGCTGCCCTGGCAGGTCGAAATGCAGCCTGCCAACTTCGTAGAGATAAGCGAGGAGCTCGCCAAGGAAAAGGGTATCGGAAACGGGGACAAAGTCGTTGTCTCCTCCGCCCGTTCAAGCGTGGACGCGGTTGCCCTGGTGACGAAGCGCTTCACACCGTTCAAGATCGCGGGTGCCATCGTGCACCAGGTGGGTCTGCCCTGGTGCTTCGGATGGGCCACCACCAAGGAAAACGACGTCATGGCCAACGGCAAAGTGTACACCAACCACACTTTCGGCGATTCTTCCAACCTGTTGACTCCATTCGTTGGGGATGCCAACACAATGATTCCTGAGACGAAGGCCTTCATGGTCAACGTCAAGAAGGCATAG
- a CDS encoding 4Fe-4S dicluster domain-containing protein — protein MIVIDTSKCMACRGCQTACKQWNNLSAVVTENHGSYENPPDLSYNTYTRILFNEVETDGGLRWFFGQARCMHCSDAGCMKACPVPGAITRDGNGAVVINQDVCTGCKYCVFGCPFNVPRFDRGNAEGAGVDKAFKCTMCFDRQSMGMEPACTKTCPTGALFFTRSSKLPAVKAMAKEKGLTVYDGGALNTHVVVLLEDKPSVYGLPDKPAIPTSTYLWRSVMKPLGVVVFLAGVFAAIAHFVTIGPQEADEEGGDSDV, from the coding sequence ATGATAGTAATCGATACATCCAAATGCATGGCCTGCCGCGGCTGCCAGACAGCCTGCAAGCAGTGGAATAACCTTTCGGCGGTGGTAACGGAAAATCACGGCAGCTACGAGAACCCCCCGGACCTCTCCTACAACACCTACACCAGGATACTTTTCAACGAGGTGGAGACGGATGGAGGTCTGCGCTGGTTCTTCGGCCAGGCCCGGTGCATGCACTGCTCGGATGCCGGGTGCATGAAGGCCTGCCCGGTCCCCGGCGCCATTACCCGCGACGGCAATGGGGCTGTCGTTATCAATCAGGATGTTTGCACCGGCTGCAAGTACTGTGTCTTCGGGTGCCCGTTCAACGTCCCGCGTTTCGATAGGGGTAACGCAGAGGGCGCCGGCGTGGATAAGGCGTTCAAGTGCACCATGTGCTTTGACCGCCAGTCCATGGGAATGGAGCCGGCATGCACCAAAACATGTCCTACGGGTGCTCTTTTCTTTACCCGCAGCTCCAAACTTCCGGCCGTCAAAGCCATGGCCAAGGAAAAGGGACTTACGGTATACGATGGCGGGGCACTGAACACCCACGTAGTCGTTCTCCTGGAGGACAAACCTTCGGTTTACGGGCTCCCCGACAAACCGGCCATCCCCACGTCGACCTATCTGTGGCGGTCGGTCATGAAGCCTCTTGGTGTCGTAGTCTTCCTGGCGGGAGTATTCGCGGCCATTGCCCATTTCGTGACCATTGGACCTCAGGAAGCCGATGAGGAAGGAGGTGACAGCGATGTCTAA
- a CDS encoding formate dehydrogenase subunit gamma translates to MSKHLIKRYTSGERFFHWLNMLAFIVLALTGLGLYSHKFFWLTGVFGGVDMSRGIHHYTGLVFIVTTFIIFFQWMKDYTTPGQDSLGIVIKEYMDPSFHGPDAGKLNAGQKSLGWTVFLLGLLMGATGLALWFPFTLGRGLQQWMYFLHNLGFIFFMLAMIAHVYMGTAANPGTWRAMTKGTVTKAWAKKHHGAWEGEEV, encoded by the coding sequence ATGTCTAAACATCTTATTAAGCGCTATACCTCCGGTGAGAGGTTCTTCCACTGGCTCAATATGCTGGCCTTCATCGTGCTGGCCCTGACCGGATTGGGGCTTTACAGCCACAAATTCTTCTGGCTAACGGGTGTTTTCGGCGGGGTGGACATGTCCAGGGGTATTCACCATTACACAGGATTGGTGTTCATTGTGACGACCTTCATCATCTTCTTCCAGTGGATGAAGGACTACACCACACCTGGCCAGGATTCCCTGGGGATCGTCATCAAGGAGTATATGGACCCGTCTTTCCATGGCCCTGACGCAGGCAAGCTTAACGCCGGCCAGAAGTCCCTCGGTTGGACGGTTTTCCTGCTCGGCCTGCTCATGGGCGCAACAGGGTTGGCCTTGTGGTTCCCCTTCACCTTGGGGCGTGGACTTCAGCAGTGGATGTACTTCCTCCACAACCTTGGATTCATCTTCTTCATGCTGGCAATGATCGCGCATGTGTACATGGGAACCGCTGCCAATCCCGGAACCTGGAGGGCCATGACCAAAGGTACGGTTACCAAGGCCTGGGCCAAAAAACACCATGGCGCCTGGGAAGGCGAAGAAGTGTAG
- a CDS encoding L-seryl-tRNA(Sec) selenium transferase, translating to MPSENNRKNLLRHLPKVDQVLARAALSFSSPAIAPRIVKDAVREEICFLRERVLSGEITEPGLLSIDVVADGAKRRAAVKNVPRLRRVINATGVVIHTNLGRSPLPDKAVRQMQLAASGYSNLEYSLKEGKRGSRDDLIEGLLSEITGAEAATVVNNNAAAVMLVLNTLAAGCGVVVSRGELVEIGGSFRIPDVMSASGARLLEVGTTNRTRIGDYRQAVDENTALLLKVHTSNYSIVGFSEEASVKDLVVLGREKGIPVMVDLGSGCLLDVRTLGLSHYEPTVMDVLKAGADVVTFSGDKLLGGPQAGVILGKASTIQRIRKNPMKRALRCGKITLAALEAVLKIYLNPETAVGNLPILRMITASRSSVSRRAHRFADRLKDLPAQVSFLPALSKVGGGSLPLEEMPTVLLALETEALSAQDFEARLREQDPPVIGRIVEDRVCLDFRTVLPRELGELERAIRGAIGFRENT from the coding sequence ATGCCCTCGGAAAACAACAGAAAAAACCTTCTTCGCCACCTTCCCAAGGTGGACCAGGTCCTGGCACGTGCAGCCCTTTCGTTCTCCTCACCCGCAATTGCCCCGCGCATCGTAAAGGACGCGGTGAGAGAGGAGATCTGTTTTCTCAGGGAAAGGGTCCTTTCGGGGGAGATCACCGAACCGGGACTGCTTTCCATCGATGTCGTCGCTGACGGTGCGAAAAGGCGGGCGGCGGTTAAGAATGTTCCCCGGCTGCGCAGGGTCATCAACGCCACCGGAGTGGTCATTCACACCAACCTGGGCCGCAGTCCTCTGCCCGATAAGGCCGTTCGGCAGATGCAGCTGGCCGCCTCGGGATACTCCAACCTCGAATACAGCCTTAAAGAAGGAAAGCGTGGCTCCAGGGACGATCTCATTGAAGGGCTTCTGAGCGAGATCACGGGGGCGGAAGCCGCCACGGTAGTCAACAATAACGCAGCGGCCGTAATGTTGGTCCTCAATACCCTTGCGGCCGGATGTGGAGTGGTTGTCTCGCGGGGTGAACTGGTTGAGATCGGCGGTTCTTTCCGCATACCCGACGTCATGTCCGCCAGCGGGGCCCGTCTTCTGGAAGTGGGGACCACCAACCGCACGCGCATAGGTGATTATCGCCAGGCTGTCGATGAGAACACAGCGCTTCTACTAAAGGTCCATACCAGCAACTACAGTATCGTCGGCTTTTCAGAGGAAGCAAGTGTCAAGGACCTTGTCGTACTTGGACGGGAAAAGGGAATTCCGGTCATGGTGGACCTGGGCAGCGGTTGTCTCCTGGATGTCAGGACCCTGGGGCTGTCGCACTACGAGCCCACCGTTATGGATGTCCTGAAGGCGGGGGCCGATGTGGTTACCTTCAGCGGCGACAAACTCCTGGGGGGACCTCAGGCGGGCGTTATTCTTGGGAAAGCTTCCACAATACAACGCATTCGGAAGAATCCCATGAAACGCGCGCTTCGGTGCGGGAAAATAACCCTGGCGGCCCTTGAGGCTGTCCTGAAAATCTATCTGAACCCCGAGACCGCCGTTGGGAACTTGCCCATACTGAGGATGATCACGGCGAGCAGGAGTTCCGTTTCCCGCCGGGCCCATCGGTTTGCGGATCGCCTTAAGGATCTTCCGGCCCAGGTGTCCTTCCTTCCTGCATTATCAAAGGTCGGCGGCGGCTCCCTTCCCCTGGAGGAGATGCCCACCGTCCTCCTGGCCCTGGAGACCGAGGCGCTTTCCGCGCAGGATTTTGAGGCCCGGCTGAGGGAACAGGATCCGCCTGTGATAGGGCGTATCGTGGAGGATCGGGTGTGCCTGGACTTCAGGACCGTTTTGCCGAGAGAACTGGGGGAACTGGAACGAGCCATAAGGGGAGCGATCGGTTTCCGGGAAAACACGTAG
- the selB gene encoding selenocysteine-specific translation elongation factor: MTDTRTHIIIGTAGHIDHGKTSLVRSLTGFDTDRLKEEKERGITIELGFAPLTLPSGLRVGLVDVPGHERFVRNMVAGATGIDLVLLVIAADEGVMPQTREHLDICRLLETRGGMVVLTKVDMVEPDWLEMVTEDVREYLSETFLCDAPIIPFSAVDGTGKEELLRAMDEAAMLVPGKNLEGVFRLPVDRVFSMKGFGTVITGTLISGKVALGEEVNFFPEGRRAKVRGIQVHGEQVRESSAGTRTALNLQGIEKGQIRRGETAAHAGSLIPTYLLDTHVRLLSSAPRPLKNRSRVRLHLYTSEIMARVVLLEKEALDPGQEALAQIRLEASAVAQPGDRFVLRSYSPITTIGGGVVLDPAPAKHRRMRQTVIAHLTRLQTDDPGKRMEALLDEAGDYGGTAGVIGIRAGVSVPGAIGLLRDLEAEGKAVLIGDGAGALAYSSTSFDGLKDRLVKVLDVFHQAHPLKKGMGREELRMKFASMLPDRPYKNLLSALGKKDVIGVEGDTVFLRAHTAAFTPEQEELAKRAALILDAAGLSTPFVPDLAGDLAVDIGHLKAVLGLMSERGDAVRVKDDFYIHPDANRTLMEKVDSYFASNTELSMKGFREIADTSRKWMIPLLEYLDRMQVTMRKGDVRIKRGGTQKGGRAS; this comes from the coding sequence ATGACCGATACCCGAACGCATATCATAATAGGCACCGCCGGCCACATAGACCACGGCAAGACCTCCCTCGTCCGATCCCTCACCGGGTTTGACACGGATCGACTCAAGGAGGAGAAGGAACGTGGAATTACCATTGAACTCGGGTTTGCTCCACTGACCCTGCCTTCAGGATTACGCGTCGGGCTGGTGGACGTTCCCGGGCACGAGCGGTTCGTACGGAACATGGTCGCCGGGGCCACCGGAATTGACCTTGTACTCCTTGTTATTGCCGCCGATGAAGGTGTCATGCCTCAGACCAGGGAGCACCTTGATATCTGCCGGCTCCTTGAAACAAGGGGTGGAATGGTAGTGCTCACCAAGGTCGACATGGTTGAGCCTGATTGGCTCGAGATGGTAACGGAAGATGTCAGGGAATACCTGTCGGAGACCTTTCTGTGCGACGCACCGATTATCCCCTTTTCGGCCGTTGACGGCACAGGTAAAGAGGAACTCCTCAGGGCGATGGACGAAGCGGCCATGCTGGTTCCCGGAAAGAACCTCGAAGGAGTTTTCCGCCTGCCGGTGGATCGTGTCTTCTCCATGAAGGGGTTCGGCACTGTGATAACAGGAACCCTTATCTCCGGGAAGGTAGCGCTGGGCGAGGAGGTAAACTTCTTCCCCGAGGGCAGGAGGGCGAAAGTTCGCGGCATCCAGGTTCACGGCGAACAGGTCCGGGAGAGTTCCGCGGGCACTCGCACGGCATTGAATCTTCAGGGAATCGAAAAAGGACAGATCCGCCGAGGGGAAACCGCGGCCCATGCGGGTTCACTTATTCCAACCTATCTTCTTGATACCCATGTCAGGCTTTTATCCTCCGCACCGAGGCCCCTGAAAAATCGCAGCCGGGTGCGTCTCCATCTTTACACCTCCGAAATAATGGCCCGAGTTGTCCTGCTGGAGAAAGAAGCCCTCGATCCAGGGCAGGAGGCGTTGGCACAGATACGCCTGGAAGCGTCGGCGGTTGCTCAGCCGGGCGACAGGTTTGTCCTCCGCAGCTATTCTCCAATCACCACCATCGGTGGAGGAGTTGTACTGGACCCGGCGCCGGCGAAGCACCGGCGCATGCGGCAGACGGTTATCGCCCATCTGACACGCCTGCAGACGGATGATCCAGGCAAGAGGATGGAAGCTCTATTGGATGAGGCAGGTGATTACGGTGGGACGGCCGGAGTCATCGGGATCAGGGCGGGTGTTTCCGTACCTGGGGCCATCGGGCTGTTGCGGGACCTTGAGGCTGAAGGAAAGGCTGTGCTCATTGGCGATGGTGCCGGGGCTCTTGCCTACTCCTCGACGTCCTTCGATGGTCTGAAAGACCGGCTTGTCAAGGTTCTCGACGTTTTTCACCAGGCGCACCCCCTTAAAAAGGGCATGGGGAGGGAGGAGCTCCGGATGAAGTTCGCGAGCATGTTGCCCGATCGGCCCTACAAAAATCTCCTGTCGGCCCTTGGGAAAAAAGACGTGATCGGGGTTGAGGGGGACACTGTCTTCCTCAGGGCCCACACCGCTGCATTTACCCCCGAGCAGGAGGAGTTGGCGAAGAGGGCCGCCTTGATTCTTGACGCCGCCGGCCTGTCAACCCCCTTCGTTCCCGATCTTGCCGGGGACCTGGCCGTGGATATAGGCCATCTGAAAGCCGTTCTCGGCCTCATGTCCGAAAGGGGCGATGCGGTCAGAGTCAAAGACGACTTCTATATCCATCCCGATGCCAACAGGACCCTTATGGAAAAGGTGGACAGCTATTTCGCATCCAATACCGAACTCTCCATGAAAGGGTTCCGGGAGATCGCCGATACCAGCAGGAAGTGGATGATTCCCCTCCTTGAGTACCTGGACAGGATGCAGGTAACCATGAGGAAAGGAGACGTGCGCATAAAGCGCGGCGGCACGCAGAAGGGAGGAAGAGCCTCATGA
- a CDS encoding molybdopterin molybdotransferase MoeA, translated as MIQVSEARRIILENTHVGGVEVVPLTDCLGRVLAEAVHACRDVPPMDNSAMDGFALNAAQSTGASEAAPVFIPVSRTIRAGDEPGAAVGSHEAVKIMTGAPIPDGVDSVVRVEDTSFKDDYLVLGKPLGVGDNIRAAGEDIASGSDILKPGRCLNPADMGLVASQGIAQLTVYRRPTVAILATGDEVVDLGEIPRDAQIFSSNSYTLMGLVQECGAIPRVLGISPDDPAQMAGMIREGLTSDVVVTSGGVSMGDYDFLKDVLEEIGARVLFCRVAQKPGKPMTFGVMGWKPIFALPGNPVSAALSFELYARPAIRKMMGHTRLFRPTIQALMEQSIRKKKGRRNFIRGIVERKDGIFYVRTTGKQGSGILRSMSSANGIIILSEDVDGAEAGQPVDVYLLNSDDVLLEGGV; from the coding sequence ATGATCCAGGTATCGGAGGCAAGGAGGATTATTCTGGAAAACACTCATGTCGGTGGGGTGGAGGTCGTGCCCCTGACCGATTGTCTGGGACGGGTTCTCGCCGAAGCCGTCCATGCCTGCCGTGATGTTCCCCCCATGGATAACTCGGCCATGGACGGATTTGCCCTGAACGCCGCCCAATCCACCGGGGCCTCTGAAGCCGCACCTGTCTTTATCCCCGTGTCCCGGACAATCAGGGCCGGTGATGAGCCCGGGGCTGCCGTGGGTTCCCATGAGGCTGTGAAAATCATGACTGGAGCCCCGATCCCGGATGGCGTGGATTCGGTGGTGCGGGTTGAAGACACATCCTTTAAGGACGATTACCTCGTTCTCGGCAAACCCCTGGGGGTAGGCGATAACATCCGCGCCGCCGGCGAGGACATCGCCTCCGGGTCCGATATCCTGAAACCGGGAAGATGCCTCAATCCGGCCGACATGGGCCTTGTGGCCTCCCAGGGGATCGCCCAGCTGACCGTCTACAGAAGACCTACGGTAGCCATTCTTGCCACCGGGGATGAGGTGGTTGACCTGGGTGAGATTCCCCGCGATGCTCAGATATTCAGCAGCAACTCCTATACCCTGATGGGCCTTGTCCAAGAATGTGGGGCCATTCCCCGCGTGTTGGGCATATCCCCGGATGATCCCGCCCAAATGGCCGGAATGATCCGGGAAGGGCTGACTTCGGATGTGGTCGTTACATCCGGGGGGGTGTCCATGGGGGATTACGATTTCCTGAAGGACGTACTCGAGGAGATAGGCGCCAGGGTCCTCTTCTGCAGGGTCGCCCAGAAACCGGGCAAGCCCATGACCTTCGGCGTTATGGGCTGGAAACCCATATTCGCCCTTCCGGGCAACCCCGTATCCGCTGCCCTGTCCTTCGAACTCTACGCCCGTCCGGCCATCAGGAAGATGATGGGCCACACCAGACTTTTCAGACCCACAATTCAGGCACTTATGGAGCAGAGCATCAGAAAGAAAAAAGGCCGTAGAAATTTTATCCGAGGCATAGTAGAGAGAAAGGATGGAATATTTTACGTGAGAACAACGGGTAAGCAGGGATCCGGGATACTGCGGTCAATGTCCTCCGCAAACGGGATTATTATTCTATCCGAGGACGTTGACGGTGCCGAGGCCGGTCAACCAGTCGATGTGTACCTGCTGAACAGTGATGATGTGCTCCTGGAAGGGGGCGTTTGA
- a CDS encoding TIGR00153 family protein: MRRTIFELFAKSPFGPLQDHMTKVMDTAKLIPDLFKAFEEDDEKMFDELSKKIGHAEYEADIIKNEIRGDLPKTIFTPVARKDIVDILSFQDKISDVAEDVMVLLNMRKLPFPKTIRDELWGFIGQVMTTVEHFARISSELDELVEASFGGAEAGKVTEMIDALGREEHKADRMQHDLLKKLLALEDEFGALNIVLWMKVLGALGDIANNAERTGNRIRLFISK, encoded by the coding sequence ATGAGAAGAACCATTTTCGAACTTTTCGCCAAATCCCCATTCGGTCCCCTGCAGGACCATATGACGAAAGTGATGGATACCGCCAAGCTTATCCCGGACCTCTTCAAGGCCTTTGAAGAGGACGACGAAAAAATGTTCGATGAGCTGTCGAAAAAGATCGGGCATGCGGAATATGAAGCCGACATCATAAAAAACGAGATCCGGGGCGATCTGCCCAAGACCATTTTTACACCGGTGGCACGGAAAGATATTGTGGATATCCTGTCCTTTCAGGACAAGATCAGCGATGTGGCCGAGGACGTTATGGTCCTTTTGAACATGCGCAAGCTTCCGTTTCCAAAGACGATCAGGGATGAGCTGTGGGGCTTCATAGGGCAGGTAATGACCACCGTGGAGCATTTTGCCAGGATCAGCAGCGAGCTGGATGAACTGGTTGAGGCTTCTTTCGGCGGAGCCGAGGCCGGAAAGGTCACCGAGATGATCGACGCACTGGGCCGTGAGGAGCACAAGGCCGACCGGATGCAGCATGACCTGCTCAAAAAACTACTTGCCCTGGAGGATGAATTTGGGGCCTTGAATATTGTTCTTTGGATGAAGGTCCTGGGGGCGTTGGGGGATATCGCGAATAACGCCGAGAGGACGGGCAATCGTATTCGCCTTTTCATTTCCAAATAA